Proteins co-encoded in one Quercus robur chromosome 8, dhQueRobu3.1, whole genome shotgun sequence genomic window:
- the LOC126697434 gene encoding WAT1-related protein At2g39510-like isoform X1, which translates to MTMKSMTQLYNKVKLILAVILLQFGYAGLFIISKFALNKGMSQHVLVVYRHAIATAVIAPFAIVLDRNVRPKLTFSIFAKIVLLGLLEPVMDQNLYYTGMKYTTATFTSAMCNVLPAFAFLMAWILGLEKVYIRRLHGQAKVLGTTVTVGGAMLMTLVKGPMLNLPWTNGNAHQESTSAANKQALVKGALMILVGCVCWSGFIILQAITLKSYPAELSLTVLICLMGTLESSILALAMEWGNSTAWSIHFDVKLLAVVYSGIICSGFAFYIQGVIMKEKGPVFVTAFNPLSMVLVTIIGSFILSETMYLGRIIGAVVIVVGLYMVLWGKSKDQLGSRSDNDRIVPTKQNMATNERTTTSKQNFVAIDVTSIESTDGTA; encoded by the exons ATGACTATGAAGTCCATGACTCAATTGTACAACAAGGTGAAGCTAATTTTGGCTGTAATTTTATTGCAATTTGGCTATGCAGGGTTGTTTATAATTAGTAAGTTTGCTCTAAACAAGGGGATGAGCCAACATGTTTTGGTAGTCTATCGCCATGCCATTGCCACTGCTGTCATTGCTCCTTTCGCTATTGTCTTGGATAG GAACGTAAGGCCAAAGTTGACCTTCTCAATCTTTGCTAAGATTGTATTGCTCGGCTTATTGGA GCCTGTAATGGACCAGAACTTGTACTATACAGGGATGAAGTATACAACAGCAACTTTTACGTCTGCCATGTGCAATGTTCTTCCGGCCTTCGCATTTTTAATGGCTTGGATTTTAGG TCTTGAGAAAGTATATATTAGGAGGCTGCATGGCCAGGCAAAGGTACTGGGGACTACAGTGACGGTCGGGGGTGCGATGCTTATGACTCTGGTTAAAGGACCCATGTTGAATTTGCCATGGACAAATGGAAATGCCCATCAAGAATCTACGAGTGCTGCAAATAAGCAAGCTCTGGTCAAGGGTGCTCTAATGATTCTAGTAGGTTGTGTCTGCTGGTCTGGCTTCATTATTCTTCAA gCAATTACGCTGAAATCATACCCCGCAGAACTTTCCCTAACAGTTTTGATATGTTTGATGGGCACATTAGAAAGTAGCATACTAGCCCTTGCAATGGAATGGGGCAACTCCACAGCCTGGTCAATACATTTCGATGTTAAGCTCTTAGCAGTTGTATACAGT GGCATAATATGTTCAGGATTTGCTTTCTACATTCAAGGAGTAATAATGAAGGAAAAGGGACCTGTTTTTGTGACTGCTTTTAATCCCTTGAGCATGGTTCTAGTGACAATTATAGGCTCCTTCATTCTGTCCGAGACAATGTACTTAGGAAG GATTATTGGAgcagttgttattgttgttggcTTATATATGGTTTTATGGGGCAAGAGTAAGGATCAATTGGGATCGAGATCAGACAATGATAGGATagtaccaacaaaacaaaatatggcTACCAATGAGAGGACAACAACTTCAAAACAAAACTTTGTAGCCATCGATGTGACAAGCATAGAGTCTACAGATGGAACTGCTTGA
- the LOC126697434 gene encoding WAT1-related protein At2g39510-like isoform X2, translating into MTMKSMTQLYNKVKLILAVILLQFGYAGLFIISKFALNKGMSQHVLVVYRHAIATAVIAPFAIVLDRPVMDQNLYYTGMKYTTATFTSAMCNVLPAFAFLMAWILGLEKVYIRRLHGQAKVLGTTVTVGGAMLMTLVKGPMLNLPWTNGNAHQESTSAANKQALVKGALMILVGCVCWSGFIILQAITLKSYPAELSLTVLICLMGTLESSILALAMEWGNSTAWSIHFDVKLLAVVYSGIICSGFAFYIQGVIMKEKGPVFVTAFNPLSMVLVTIIGSFILSETMYLGRIIGAVVIVVGLYMVLWGKSKDQLGSRSDNDRIVPTKQNMATNERTTTSKQNFVAIDVTSIESTDGTA; encoded by the exons ATGACTATGAAGTCCATGACTCAATTGTACAACAAGGTGAAGCTAATTTTGGCTGTAATTTTATTGCAATTTGGCTATGCAGGGTTGTTTATAATTAGTAAGTTTGCTCTAAACAAGGGGATGAGCCAACATGTTTTGGTAGTCTATCGCCATGCCATTGCCACTGCTGTCATTGCTCCTTTCGCTATTGTCTTGGATAG GCCTGTAATGGACCAGAACTTGTACTATACAGGGATGAAGTATACAACAGCAACTTTTACGTCTGCCATGTGCAATGTTCTTCCGGCCTTCGCATTTTTAATGGCTTGGATTTTAGG TCTTGAGAAAGTATATATTAGGAGGCTGCATGGCCAGGCAAAGGTACTGGGGACTACAGTGACGGTCGGGGGTGCGATGCTTATGACTCTGGTTAAAGGACCCATGTTGAATTTGCCATGGACAAATGGAAATGCCCATCAAGAATCTACGAGTGCTGCAAATAAGCAAGCTCTGGTCAAGGGTGCTCTAATGATTCTAGTAGGTTGTGTCTGCTGGTCTGGCTTCATTATTCTTCAA gCAATTACGCTGAAATCATACCCCGCAGAACTTTCCCTAACAGTTTTGATATGTTTGATGGGCACATTAGAAAGTAGCATACTAGCCCTTGCAATGGAATGGGGCAACTCCACAGCCTGGTCAATACATTTCGATGTTAAGCTCTTAGCAGTTGTATACAGT GGCATAATATGTTCAGGATTTGCTTTCTACATTCAAGGAGTAATAATGAAGGAAAAGGGACCTGTTTTTGTGACTGCTTTTAATCCCTTGAGCATGGTTCTAGTGACAATTATAGGCTCCTTCATTCTGTCCGAGACAATGTACTTAGGAAG GATTATTGGAgcagttgttattgttgttggcTTATATATGGTTTTATGGGGCAAGAGTAAGGATCAATTGGGATCGAGATCAGACAATGATAGGATagtaccaacaaaacaaaatatggcTACCAATGAGAGGACAACAACTTCAAAACAAAACTTTGTAGCCATCGATGTGACAAGCATAGAGTCTACAGATGGAACTGCTTGA
- the LOC126697435 gene encoding WAT1-related protein At2g39510-like — translation MSLESMTQLFNKVKPFLAVILLQFGYAGLSIICKFALNKGMSQHVFVVYRSAIATVVTAPFAVVLDRKRRPKLTFSVFAKIVLLSLLEPVINQNMFFTGMKYTTATFARAMCNVVPAFTFSMAWILGLEKVNIRRWRGQAKVLGTIVTIGGAMLMTQVKGPMLNLPWTDGNGHQESNAANMQDVIKGALMVLAGYFCWSGFFILQAITLKSYPAELSLAVLICLIGTLESAILALTLERGNLAAWSIHLDTELLAAVYTGVVCSGFALYIQGLVIKEKGPVFLTAFNPLSTVLVAIIGSFILFETMYLGRIIGAIVIIVGLYLVLWGKRKDQPGLKSDNEEVVPTADMATMNERVTTSNQEFMAINVTSIKSTDETI, via the exons ATGTCCTTGGAGTCCATGACTCAACTGTTTAACAAGGTGAAACCATTTTTGGCAGTAATTTTATTGCAATTTGGCTATGCAGGGCTGTCCATAATCTGTAAATTTGCTCTAAACAAGGGGATGAGCCAACATGTGTTTGTAGTATACCGGAGTGCCATTGCCACTGTTGTCACTGCTCCTTTTGCTGTTGTCTTGGATAG GAAGAGGCGGCCAAAGTTGACCTTCTCTGTCTTTGCTAAGATTGTGTTGCTCTCCTTATTGGA GCCTGTAATCAACCAGAACATGTTCTTCACTGGGATGAAGTATACTACAGCAACTTTCGCGAGAGCCATGTGCAATGTTGTTCCTGCGTTTACATTTTCAATGGCTTGGATTTTAGG TCTTGAGAAAGTAAATATAAGGAGATGGCGTGGCCAGGCAAAGGTATTGGGGACCATAGTAACGATTGGAGGAGCTATGCTCATGACTCAAGTTAAAGGACCTATGTTGAATTTGCCATGGACAGATGGAAATGGCCATCAAGAATCTAATGCAGCAAATATGCAAGATGTCATCAAGGGTGCTCTCATGGTGCTAGCAGGTTATTTCTGCTGGTCTGGTTTCTTTATTCTTCAA GCAATTACGCTGAAATCATACCCTGCCGAGCTTTCATTAGCAGTTTTGATATGTTTGATAGGCACACTGGAAAGTGCCATACTAGCCCTTACATTAGAACGGGGCAACCTCGCAGCCTGGTCAATACACTTAGATACTGAGCTTTTAGCTGCTGTATACACT GGTGTAGTATGTTCAGGGTTTGCCCTTTACATTCAAGGACTGGTAATAAAGGAAAAGGGACCTGTTTTTCTGACTGCTTTTAATCCCCTAAGCACAGTTTTAGTTGCAATTATCGGCTCCTTCATTCTGTTTGAGACCATGTACTTAGGAAG GATTATTGGAGCAATTGTCATTATTGTGGGCCTATATCTGGTTTTATGGGGCAAGAGGAAGGATCAACCAGGGTTGAAGTCAGACAATGAAGAGGTAGTACCAACCGCCGATATGGCTACTATGAATGAGAGGGTAACGACttcaaatcaagaatttatgGCCATCAATGTAACAAGTATAAAATCTACAGATGAAActatatga